In the genome of Thermodesulfobacteriota bacterium, one region contains:
- a CDS encoding lysophospholipid acyltransferase family protein codes for MRKLFYKLLITLTKKLGPWVFTLFAWPIATGFFLFAPLKVAVSVRFYQALFPDKNKLYHIWCTWKQYHNFTHVFMDRFLIAGSEGVTHTSEGWERLKETVEKKKGAIILMSHMGNWETAAHLLSRKEYGMRLLLYMGIKAKEQIEKMQKESLSKGGVRIVAVDQDGGSPFDILEGIKFLREGGLVSLTGDRIWSGNERTVAVKFLDHQVHLPEAPHLFALLSGSPLFIFFSFRSGPKKYHFRISEPIYVRAASRADRQKAIQRSAQKYADLIERNLRAHPLQWYHFEPFLGRKLGT; via the coding sequence ATGAGAAAATTATTTTACAAACTTCTGATAACGCTTACCAAAAAGTTGGGCCCATGGGTTTTTACCTTATTTGCCTGGCCGATTGCCACCGGCTTTTTTTTGTTTGCGCCATTAAAAGTAGCGGTGAGTGTACGATTTTATCAAGCGCTTTTTCCAGACAAAAATAAATTGTACCATATCTGGTGCACCTGGAAGCAGTATCACAATTTCACTCATGTTTTTATGGATCGGTTTTTGATTGCGGGTTCTGAGGGTGTCACCCATACATCCGAAGGTTGGGAGCGTCTTAAAGAAACGGTTGAAAAAAAGAAGGGCGCTATCATACTTATGTCCCATATGGGGAACTGGGAAACAGCCGCACATTTGTTAAGCCGGAAAGAATATGGTATGCGCCTTTTGCTTTACATGGGGATCAAGGCCAAGGAACAGATTGAGAAAATGCAAAAGGAAAGTCTTTCTAAAGGAGGCGTCCGGATTGTTGCCGTAGATCAGGATGGGGGAAGTCCTTTTGATATTCTTGAAGGCATAAAATTTTTAAGGGAAGGGGGGCTGGTTTCGCTGACAGGAGATCGTATCTGGAGTGGCAATGAAAGAACCGTGGCGGTTAAATTTTTAGATCATCAGGTCCATCTTCCGGAAGCACCGCATCTTTTTGCCTTGCTTTCCGGATCACCTTTATTTATATTTTTTTCATTTCGTAGTGGCCCAAAAAAATACCATTTTAGAATATCCGAGCCGATATACGTTCGCGCCGCCTCCCGTGCCGACAGACAGAAAGCCATACAAAGATCCGCCCAGAAATACGCAGACCTCATTGAGCGGAACCTTCGTGCACACCCCCTTCAATGGTATCATTTTGAACCTTTTCTTGGCAGAAAATTAGGCACTTAG